The region CAAGCGTCTGGATGACGAGCCGCGCGTCGAGCAGGTTGACCCAGTCGGTGATGGCCGCGACCTGGTCGTGCGGCACCGACACCTCGGTGTACCGGTCGTCAGCACGGCTCAGGACGGTGAGCGCCCGCTCGGTCACGATCACCAGATGGTCGAACAGGTCCATCGCGGGCGTCGCATCACGGCGGGCGATATCGCGCGGAAATTTCAGCACCGTGCGGGTGTCGGCAAAGTCGATCGGGTAGTCGCGGTACAGCCGCGGCACTTCCTCGGGCGAGGTCACTTCGTCTATCCACGGCCCGAACGCGTCGTACTCGGCACTCATTGATCTCCAGCTTTGCGTGCGTTGGGCACTATGCCACTCTATGGGTCATGACTTCGATGCCCGGCGCCTCCGCCCTGCACCACCGCCTGCGCAGAATGACCGGGCGCGACCCGGGGCAGGCGCACCGGGCCGCAACCCCGCTCGAGTTGCTGTTCGACCTCACCTTCGCCGTGGCCTTCGGCCAGGCCGCCGACCAACTCGCGCACTACGTGGCGGAAGGCCACTCCGGCCCGGCGCTCGCTGCCTTCGCCTTCTCGATGCTCGTCGTGGTGTGGGCGTGGATCAACTTCAGCTGGTTCGCCTCGGCCTACGACACCGACGACTGGCTGTTCAGGGTGCTCACCATGGTGCAGATGATCGGGGTGCTCGTGCTGACGCTCGGCATTCCGACCCTGTTCGTTTCACTCGACGAGGGAGCCCCGTTCGACAACGGGATCATGGTGGCGGGGTACGTCGTGATGCGCGTCGCACTCGTGCTGCAGTGGATCCGAGCCGCCGCCCAAGATCCGGCGCGACGCCAGACCAACCTCACCTACGCGGCGATGATTTTCGCCGCGCAGGTGGCATGGGTCGTGCTGTTTTTCACCCGCACGTCCGCGCCGTGGGTGTGGGTCCCCGTCCTCGTCGCTGCGATCACCCTCGACATTCTCGGGCCGATCATCGGCGAGCGGCGACGCGGCGGCACCCCGTGGAACCCCCGTCACATCGCCGAACGTTACGGCCTGCTCGTGATCATCGCGCTCGGGGAGAGCATCTTCGGCACCGTCGCGTCCGTGTCGGCGATAGTCCAGGTCGACGGATGGAGCCAGGAAGCCGTCATGATCGTCGTGGCGGGCGTGGGACTCACCTTCGGAATGTGGTGGACGTACTACATCATGCCGTCGGCCGAAATCCTTACCCTGCGTCGGTCGGTCGCCACCGCGTGGAGCTACTCACACCTCGTGTTGTACACCGCTATCGCTGCCACGGGTGCGGGCCTTCATATCGCCGCGTACGTGATCGAAGACCACGCCGAGATCGACGAGCTCGGCGCCCTGTACTGGGTCGCTGTTCCCGTGCTCGTGTACATGCTCGCGTTCTTCGTCCTGTACTCATTTCTCGTCCGGGCGATCGACGCGTTCCACTACTCCCTGGTCGCCGGGGTGCTCGCCACCCTCGCGGCATCCGTCATCCTCGTCGCGAACGGCGCCTCGATGGGTATCGGACTGATCGTCGTGATGGCCGCACCGATCGTCGTCGTCGTCGGCTACGAGGCGATCGGCTACCGGCACGAGGCGGATGTTCTCGCGCGACTGGCCGAATCACGTCGTTGAACTATTCGGTTCAGTGACGTACACTGAACTACATGGTTCAGCAAGACATTCTCGATCGCACCTTCGCCGCTCTCGCCGACTCGACCAGGCGCGGCATCCTCGCCCGGCTGGGCGACGGACCGGCCACGATCGGCGAGCTCGCCGAACCGACGGGCATGACGCTGACCGGTCTCAAAAAGCACGTGCAGGTGCTCGAGGATGCCGGACTCGTCACCACCGCCAAAGTCGGCCGGTCTCGGGAGTGCCGGCTGGGCACCGAACGGCTGGACGACCTCATGGAATGGATCACTCTCTACCAGCGCCTCTGGGAGCGTCGACTCGACGGGCTCGAGGCCTACTTCACCCTCAACCCAGAAAGCACACCACAGAAAGGCAAGAACGATGACGAATGAAACCGACACCATCAGCCTCACGATGAGCCGCCAGCTTCCGGCGAAGCCCGAGCAGGTGTTCGACGCCTACACCGACGCCGAGAAGCAGAAGATCTGGTTCAGCATCCTCGACGAGGAGCCGGGAATCGTGGAGATCGACGTCGATCTCCGGGTCGGCGGACAGCAGACCGCCGTGTGGGGACCGAACCGCGACGAGCTGTTCACCGAGACCCAGGTCTTCCGCGAGATCGACCGCCCGCACCGCCTGGTCACCACCTCCACCGGCAGCACCCCCGACGGCCAGACCATGACCACCGATGTCGTGGTCACCTTCGAAGCGAACGACGGCGGCACCCTGATGACCGCGATCCAGACCGGATTCCCCGACCTGCAGACGCGCGACTTCTTCAACCAGTACGCCTGGGTGGGCGCGTTCGACCGCATCGAGGCCTACCTGAGTCGTTGACTCGGGCGTCGCGCCCTCCCGAGAATGGTCTCGGTCACCGACGACACGGAGGGCGCGACATGGGCAAGCTCATCTACACCGGCATCACCTCTCTCGACGGCTACATCGCCGACGAGGCGGGCAACTTCGACTGGAGCGTTCCCGACGAAGAGGTGCACGCCTTCGTCAACGACCTCGAGCGTCCGATCGGCACCCACCTCTACGGGCGGCGCCTCTACGAGGTGATGCGGGTGTGGCAGACGATGCCGGTCGAGGGATCCCCCGCGGAGATAGCCGACTACGCGCAGATCTGGCGGGCGGCAGACAAGATCGTGTACTCGAACTCCCTCGCCGAGGTGAGCACGCCGAAGACCCGCCTCGAGCGCGGCTTCGACCCCGCCGACATCCGGGCTCTGAAGCAATCCGAAGAACGCGACCTCTCTATCGGCGGCCCCGGCCTCGCGGCGTCCGCGATCGAGGCCGGGCTCGTCGACGAGTTCGCGGTGTTCGTGAGCCCGGTGGTCGTCGGCGGTGGCACCCGGTACCTGCCCGACCGGGCGAAGCTCGGACTCGAGCTCGTCGACGAGCGCCGGTTCGGCAACGGGGTGGTCTACCTGAGCTACCGCGCGCTCTCCGCCTAGGGGCGTTCTGCAGTACTTTCGTTCTATGGCGACCCGCTCCGTTCCCGTCGATCCGGCGAGACGGGCCGTCATCAGGCAGGGGCTCTCGGTCGCCATCGCGACCGGCCTGTACGGCATCAGTTTCGGAGCGTTGGCCGTGGCGAGCGGACTGACGATCTGGCAGACGAGCGTCACCTCGCTCCTGCTGTTCAGCGGCGGCTCGCAGTTCGCACTCATCGGGGTGCTCGGCGGAGGCGGCGGGGTCGGCGCCGCTATCGCCGCGTCGTCGCTGCTCGGCGTGCGCAACACCCTCTACGGCCTCCAGCTCACGCCGACGATGGCGCCGCGCGGCCTGTGGCGGATCCCTGTCGCCCAACTAACCATCGACGAATCGACGGCCGTTTCGATCGCCCAGGACACGCTGCCCAACCGGCGCCTAGGCTTCTGGGTCACCGGCATCGGCATCTACGCGGGATGGAACGTAATGACCCTGGTCGGCGCGCTCGTCGGCGACGCGATCGGGGACCCGAAGCAGTATGGGTTGGATGCCGCGGCTTCTGCCGCCTTCATCGCGTTGCTCTGGCCGCGCCTGAAATCCCGCCAGCCCGTCGCGGTGGCGATCGCCGCGGCCGTGGTCGCCGCCGTGCTGGTGCCCGTGGTCCCCGTCGGCATCCCGGTGATCGCGGCCGCGGCCGTCGCGGTAGTGGTCGGGTTGTTCACCCGGCGTCGCACGCCGGACCCGCATACCGATGGAGCGGCACTGTGACCGTCTGGATCGCCATCATCGGCGCCTCGCTCATCGCTTTCGCCCTCAAGTTCGCCGGGTACACGGTGCCACCGAGCTTTCTCGAGAAGCCCCGCGTCTCGCGGGTCACCGCCCTGCTGCCCGCCGCACTCCTCGCCGCCCTCGTGGTGATGCAGACGTTCACGACCGGCGAAGCCTTGGTGCTCGACGCCCGGGCCGCCGGCCTGATCGCGGCGATCGTCGCCCTGCTGTTGCGCGCCCCGTTCATCGTGGTGGTCATTGCGGCGGCGGCCACCGCGGCGCTACTGCGGGCGTTTTTGGGCTGGGCTTAGGCTCGGGGCATGATCATCGAACACCGCGGCAGGCGGCCCGTCGTGCACGAGTCGGCGTACGTCTCCCCCGCCGCGGTACTCAGCGGCGACGTGTCGGTCGGAGCCGGTTCCCGCGTGCTGCACGGCGCGGTGCTCACCGCCGAAGACGGACCGGTGCGCATCGGCGAGAACGTGGTCGTGATGGAGAACGCCGTGGTGCGCGGCCGCGCCGGCCATCCCACGACCATCGGCGACGCCGTGATGGTCGGGCCGCACGCCCACGTCAACGGATCGACCGTGGGGGACAACTGTTTCGTGGCGACGGGCGCCTCTCTCTTTCCCGGCTCGACGCTCGAAGCCGGTGCGGAGGTGCGCATCAACGGCGTCGTGCAGGTGAACACGCGCCTCTCCGTCGGCGCAGTCGTGCCCATCGGGTGGGTCGCCGTCGGTGATCCCGCCCAGCTGTTCCCGCCCGACCGCCACGACGAAATCTGGGCGGTGCAGCGCGCGCTCGGCTTCGCGGTGACCGTCTACGGGGTGGGCGCCGACGCGACCATGGACGACATCATGCGCGGGCAGTCGCGGTTCTACGGCGCCCACCGTGACGACACCGTCGTAGACGGTTAGTCGACGGTGCGGTCCCGCCGCTCACCGATCTCGGCTTCGAGACGGTCGATGCGGGCCTGCTTTTCGTGAAACTCGATTTCGGCCTCGAGGTCGGCGAGTTCCTGCTCGGTCGTTCTGAACTCGCGCTCGGTGGGCTTCGGTTCGTGCCGGCGGGGATCGCCGAAACTGACGTACTCGCGCTGCGGCGTGTAGTCGTGGCCGGCGACGAACCAGACGATGCTGCCGATCAGAGGCAGGAAGACGACCAGGAGGATCCAGACCATCTTGGGCAGATGTTTCACCTCGCCCTCTGGTCGGGTGATGATGTCGACGAGCGCGCCGACGACCAGCGCGAGGACCAGAAGAGGAAGTACCAAGGACATGAGGCATAGTCTAATCAGCGGGTGACCGCCGAGCATAGATAACATTGCACGGTGAGCGGCGAAGACATCCTCGGCCTGGTTCTGGAGACCCTGATCCTGCTCGGCTTGGTGTCCGCCGCCGTGTGTCTCGTGATCTGGCTGTTGATGCGTGCCGCCAGCAGTGCGATGCTCGAAACCACCGCGATCATCCTCCCGGCCGACGAACTGGCCAGCGCGCGCTGGATGGCCGACGACGGACGCCTCTACTCGCGCGAACT is a window of Conyzicola nivalis DNA encoding:
- a CDS encoding low temperature requirement protein A → MTSMPGASALHHRLRRMTGRDPGQAHRAATPLELLFDLTFAVAFGQAADQLAHYVAEGHSGPALAAFAFSMLVVVWAWINFSWFASAYDTDDWLFRVLTMVQMIGVLVLTLGIPTLFVSLDEGAPFDNGIMVAGYVVMRVALVLQWIRAAAQDPARRQTNLTYAAMIFAAQVAWVVLFFTRTSAPWVWVPVLVAAITLDILGPIIGERRRGGTPWNPRHIAERYGLLVIIALGESIFGTVASVSAIVQVDGWSQEAVMIVVAGVGLTFGMWWTYYIMPSAEILTLRRSVATAWSYSHLVLYTAIAATGAGLHIAAYVIEDHAEIDELGALYWVAVPVLVYMLAFFVLYSFLVRAIDAFHYSLVAGVLATLAASVILVANGASMGIGLIVVMAAPIVVVVGYEAIGYRHEADVLARLAESRR
- a CDS encoding ArsR/SmtB family transcription factor, with amino-acid sequence MVQQDILDRTFAALADSTRRGILARLGDGPATIGELAEPTGMTLTGLKKHVQVLEDAGLVTTAKVGRSRECRLGTERLDDLMEWITLYQRLWERRLDGLEAYFTLNPESTPQKGKNDDE
- a CDS encoding SRPBCC family protein, whose product is MTNETDTISLTMSRQLPAKPEQVFDAYTDAEKQKIWFSILDEEPGIVEIDVDLRVGGQQTAVWGPNRDELFTETQVFREIDRPHRLVTTSTGSTPDGQTMTTDVVVTFEANDGGTLMTAIQTGFPDLQTRDFFNQYAWVGAFDRIEAYLSR
- a CDS encoding dihydrofolate reductase family protein, whose product is MGKLIYTGITSLDGYIADEAGNFDWSVPDEEVHAFVNDLERPIGTHLYGRRLYEVMRVWQTMPVEGSPAEIADYAQIWRAADKIVYSNSLAEVSTPKTRLERGFDPADIRALKQSEERDLSIGGPGLAASAIEAGLVDEFAVFVSPVVVGGGTRYLPDRAKLGLELVDERRFGNGVVYLSYRALSA
- a CDS encoding AzlC family ABC transporter permease, which encodes MATRSVPVDPARRAVIRQGLSVAIATGLYGISFGALAVASGLTIWQTSVTSLLLFSGGSQFALIGVLGGGGGVGAAIAASSLLGVRNTLYGLQLTPTMAPRGLWRIPVAQLTIDESTAVSIAQDTLPNRRLGFWVTGIGIYAGWNVMTLVGALVGDAIGDPKQYGLDAAASAAFIALLWPRLKSRQPVAVAIAAAVVAAVLVPVVPVGIPVIAAAAVAVVVGLFTRRRTPDPHTDGAAL
- a CDS encoding AzlD domain-containing protein, whose protein sequence is MTVWIAIIGASLIAFALKFAGYTVPPSFLEKPRVSRVTALLPAALLAALVVMQTFTTGEALVLDARAAGLIAAIVALLLRAPFIVVVIAAAATAALLRAFLGWA
- a CDS encoding gamma carbonic anhydrase family protein; this encodes MIIEHRGRRPVVHESAYVSPAAVLSGDVSVGAGSRVLHGAVLTAEDGPVRIGENVVVMENAVVRGRAGHPTTIGDAVMVGPHAHVNGSTVGDNCFVATGASLFPGSTLEAGAEVRINGVVQVNTRLSVGAVVPIGWVAVGDPAQLFPPDRHDEIWAVQRALGFAVTVYGVGADATMDDIMRGQSRFYGAHRDDTVVDG
- a CDS encoding PLD nuclease N-terminal domain-containing protein, which codes for MSLVLPLLVLALVVGALVDIITRPEGEVKHLPKMVWILLVVFLPLIGSIVWFVAGHDYTPQREYVSFGDPRRHEPKPTEREFRTTEQELADLEAEIEFHEKQARIDRLEAEIGERRDRTVD